A stretch of the Archangium violaceum genome encodes the following:
- a CDS encoding type I polyketide synthase, which produces MTDINERLADLSAEKRALLALKKLQARVSSLERAQKEPIAIVGMSCRFPGGEDPEAYWRLLREGREAVREIPKDRFDVDAYYDPDPDRPGRMYTRHGSFLPEVDRFDARFFGISPREAARMDPQQRLLLEVSWEALERAGEPAEKLLGTRTGVYVGIGVNDYAQLQMDPGALERIDAYSGTGNGFCFAAGRLSYLLGLQGPSLSLDTACSSSLVAVHLAAMSLRAGECRLALAAGVQLMISPLPYIFLSRTRALAPDGRCKTFDASADGYARGEGCGVVVLKRLSDALADGNTIYAVVRGSAVNHDGASSGFTVPNGLAQKTVIRAALANAEVTPAQVGYVEAHGTGTSLGDPIEVEALAEVMGEGRPRERPLLIGAVKTNVGHLEAGAGVAGLIKTVQMLRYREVPATLHLKRPNPLIPWAELPVKVPTELTPWPAGEGPRVAGVSSFGLSGTNAHVVLEEAPADARRSETSKRSVFLLPLSARSPEALAAQAERHGKHLEANPSESLADVCFTAAVARTQLTQRAAVVAGSAGELREKLEAVAGGEERAGVVRGQVARGKKPRVGFLFTGQGSQYVGMGRELYETAPVFREALDRCEEILRPLLPRPLLSVMFGREPGDGELLSRTQYTQPALFALEYALTRQWKAWGVEPQVVLGHSVGEVAAACVAGVFSLEDGLKLIAERGRLMQSLPSGGAMAAVFAPEEKVREALAGQEAKVSLAAFNGPGETVISGSGEGVEAVLAKLSAEGVKAKRLVVSHAFHSPLMEPVLEAFGRVAEGVGYAEPKLKLVANVTGKVAEAGEVTRGEYWRRHVREPVRFAQGVKALVEAGVDVVVEVGPKATLLGMGKQCVAEGGPEWVASLREGQGEWKQMLSALGALWVRGAEVDWAALESGAARRRVQLPTYPWQRQRHWMDVRQQQDLPVENEARTSSAPGADEPELVRQLHQAAPSRRRTLLMDYVRGSISRIMEMEAAQLSDPAQGFFDMGMDSLMAVELRKRLETGLGRTLSTTLAFDHPNIGVLVEHLIRDVLQLEGPASKQRRASPPKAAPGEPIAIIGMACRFPGGANDPETYWKLLHDGVDATAEVPRERWDADAYFDADPDAPGKMYTRRGGFLRGVAVDRFDAGFFGVSAREATSMDPQQRLLLEVGWEALERAGQPLERLTDSRTAVMVGLASNDYVQVLNKAGGMEQADIYSVTGNAFSVAAGRLSFVLGLQGPCLPVDTACSSSLVATHLACQALHEGEADLALAGGVNLMLTPDAHVLFSKARALSADGRCKTFDASADGYARGEGCGVVVLKRLSDALRDGDEVLAVIRGSAVNHDGRSSGLTVPNGQSQQAVIRQALASAGVEPSRVGYVEAHGTGTPLGDPIELQALGAVLGEERPAGTPVWVGSAKTNIGHLEAAAGVAGLMKVVLALRHREIPPHLHLKTPSPHIPWERLPVKVPTALTPWETEGPRIAGLSSFGMSGTNAHLVVEEAPPRAERPAREETPRPHLLPLSARSPEALRELATSWRSFLSDERAGAVVDLCFTAATRRTHHAHRTAVVGRTREELAARLEDFLAVRRPEGKVGPRRRVFVFPGQGSQWPGMGRELMAAEPVFRASIEACETAFRRHVEWSLKEVLEKADAELLQRVDVVQPTLFAMQVSLAALWRSWGVEPDAVIGHSMGEVAAAHVAGALGLEDAARVICERSRLVARSSQVGGMVVVDLPRDEAEALLRGLEGRVAVGASNGPRSTVLSGDREPLARILAELEGRGVFCRWVKVDYASHSPHMDALEPELLRLLEGVSPKPASVPIYSTVTAEPCDGAGFDAAYWSRNLRAPVLFWPALERLVAEGHDVFLEVSPHPVLLHPLEQGLAHLGREATTLPSLRSNEGEREILLESLGALYALGGDVDWSRLHPEGGRFVELPSYPWQRQRYWADPPPRAASRARSDSGRSRVGAEHPLLGVHLTVARSREHIWDVVMEPEALPLLKESAVRGLRLVPASVGFELALSAALSLWKGAAGVLEAGMLYEPWVLPEEGHHPTQLVLTPEGEGRLSFQLLSAGAEEGPWKRHVAGRLIKAPRGGTPNEAASLTAIRARCREELSAPEHEERLRQSGVQLGGLVSLWRRVGEVLGLIRLPEAEVAGSGAFHVHPALLEQALRLLSLALPGVQEVPLLPERVDTVRVLSRPSEAVWAHAVLRGGKEEVVGDVRLLDESGRVLVEIAGVHLLPVDRGLLRLAVRQRLEGWMYELAWQSKPRLVGVPRASGRGRWLLLADKGGTAETLAARLEARGEQVLWAWTAAEREVRGEGRWAVSPTKREDLEWLLSQAGPELRGIVHLWSLDAPEADGATPDVLLAAQESVTGSIPPLAQALTGAGGRTPPKLWLVTRGAQPAVGAPGPLAVAQSPLWGIGRVFALEHPELWGGLVDLESGQGPGDLAALTEELLSPDGEDHIALRTDGRRVARVKPRRGEELGTDSARLREDASYLVTGGLGGLGLRLSLWLADNGARHLVLTGRRGMPERSLWDSLARSSDEGKAAEVIQELERRGVSVRIVAADASDAGRMAAVFEEAQPPVRGVIHAAGVSRPMMLAQTQRADVEAVLAPKVAGTWNLHLLTRERELDFFVLFSSAAAMWGGALLGPYAAANHFMDAVANHRRALGLPAVSISWGAWEGGSMIAAMPEEARRYLEQIGFGSMATEDALEALGLFLGSGAPVHRAVAVINWSLFKPVFEARRARPLLELLEVPEAPPPPPDEATSQLLRRVASAGSEERFELLALHVRTRVADVLGLGDGGSLGLEQGFFQLGMDSIMSVRLKKRLELDLGRALPSTLAFDYPSVRVLAGYLSDAMARVDAPETVARKPAVAQAPAPGGTEAGEEASEDELLAMLASELAALKSEGDGTV; this is translated from the coding sequence ATGACCGACATCAATGAACGGTTGGCGGACCTCTCCGCCGAGAAACGCGCGCTGCTGGCCCTCAAGAAGTTGCAGGCCAGGGTGAGCTCGCTCGAGCGCGCGCAGAAGGAGCCCATCGCCATCGTCGGCATGTCCTGCCGCTTCCCCGGTGGAGAGGATCCGGAGGCCTATTGGCGGCTGCTGCGCGAGGGCCGTGAGGCCGTCCGTGAGATCCCGAAGGATCGCTTCGACGTGGACGCGTATTACGACCCGGACCCGGACCGGCCGGGGCGGATGTACACGCGTCACGGAAGCTTCCTGCCCGAGGTGGATCGCTTCGACGCGCGCTTCTTCGGCATCTCGCCGCGCGAGGCGGCGCGGATGGATCCCCAGCAGCGCCTGTTGCTCGAGGTGAGCTGGGAAGCGCTGGAGCGAGCAGGTGAGCCAGCGGAGAAGCTCCTGGGCACCCGGACGGGCGTCTACGTGGGCATCGGCGTCAACGACTACGCGCAACTCCAGATGGACCCCGGTGCGCTGGAGCGGATTGACGCCTACTCGGGCACGGGCAACGGCTTCTGCTTCGCCGCCGGGCGCCTGTCGTACCTGCTCGGTTTGCAGGGCCCGTCGCTGTCACTGGACACGGCGTGCTCGTCCTCACTGGTGGCGGTGCACCTGGCGGCCATGAGCCTGCGCGCGGGCGAGTGCCGGTTGGCGCTCGCGGCGGGCGTGCAGTTGATGATCTCCCCGCTGCCGTACATCTTCCTGAGCCGGACGCGCGCGCTGGCGCCGGACGGGCGGTGCAAGACGTTCGATGCGTCGGCGGACGGCTATGCCCGGGGCGAGGGTTGTGGCGTGGTGGTGCTCAAGCGCCTGTCGGACGCGCTCGCGGATGGGAACACCATCTACGCGGTCGTCCGGGGCTCGGCGGTGAACCACGATGGCGCGAGCAGCGGCTTCACGGTGCCCAACGGTCTGGCGCAGAAGACGGTCATCCGCGCCGCGCTGGCCAACGCGGAGGTGACGCCCGCGCAGGTGGGTTATGTGGAGGCGCACGGCACGGGCACCTCGCTGGGCGACCCGATCGAAGTGGAGGCCCTGGCGGAGGTGATGGGCGAGGGGCGGCCCAGGGAGCGGCCGCTGCTCATCGGCGCGGTGAAGACGAACGTCGGCCACCTGGAGGCGGGGGCCGGCGTGGCGGGGCTCATCAAGACGGTGCAGATGCTGCGGTACCGAGAGGTGCCCGCGACGCTGCACCTGAAGCGTCCCAACCCGCTCATTCCGTGGGCCGAGCTGCCCGTGAAGGTGCCCACCGAGCTGACGCCCTGGCCGGCGGGAGAAGGCCCGCGCGTGGCGGGGGTGAGCTCCTTCGGCCTGAGCGGGACGAACGCGCACGTGGTGCTGGAGGAGGCTCCGGCGGATGCGCGACGCTCGGAGACGAGCAAGCGTTCGGTGTTCCTGCTGCCGTTGTCGGCCCGGAGCCCGGAGGCGTTGGCCGCGCAGGCCGAGCGCCACGGGAAGCACCTGGAAGCAAATCCCTCCGAGTCCCTGGCGGACGTGTGCTTCACGGCCGCGGTGGCGCGCACGCAGCTCACGCAGAGGGCCGCGGTGGTGGCGGGCTCGGCCGGGGAGCTGCGCGAGAAGCTGGAGGCGGTGGCGGGAGGGGAAGAGCGCGCCGGAGTGGTGCGAGGGCAGGTCGCGCGAGGGAAGAAGCCACGCGTGGGGTTCCTGTTCACGGGACAGGGAAGCCAGTACGTGGGCATGGGCCGAGAGCTGTACGAGACGGCGCCCGTGTTCCGGGAGGCACTGGACAGGTGTGAGGAGATTCTGCGCCCGCTGCTGCCAAGGCCGCTGCTGTCGGTGATGTTCGGGCGGGAACCCGGAGACGGGGAGCTGCTGTCGAGGACGCAGTACACGCAGCCGGCGCTGTTCGCGCTGGAGTACGCGCTGACGCGGCAGTGGAAGGCATGGGGAGTGGAGCCGCAGGTGGTGCTGGGCCACAGCGTGGGAGAGGTGGCGGCGGCGTGTGTGGCGGGAGTGTTCAGCCTGGAAGACGGGCTGAAGCTGATAGCGGAGCGCGGAAGGTTGATGCAGTCGCTGCCATCGGGTGGAGCCATGGCGGCGGTGTTCGCGCCCGAGGAGAAGGTGAGGGAGGCGCTGGCGGGCCAGGAGGCGAAGGTGTCGCTGGCGGCCTTCAACGGGCCGGGCGAGACGGTGATTTCGGGAAGCGGCGAGGGCGTGGAGGCAGTGCTGGCGAAGCTGTCAGCGGAGGGAGTGAAGGCGAAGAGGCTGGTGGTGTCGCACGCGTTCCACTCGCCGCTGATGGAGCCGGTGCTGGAGGCATTCGGGAGGGTGGCGGAGGGAGTGGGGTACGCGGAGCCGAAGCTGAAGCTGGTGGCGAATGTGACGGGGAAGGTGGCGGAGGCCGGGGAGGTGACGAGAGGGGAGTACTGGCGGAGGCACGTAAGGGAGCCGGTGCGATTCGCCCAGGGCGTGAAGGCGCTGGTGGAGGCCGGGGTGGACGTGGTGGTGGAGGTGGGCCCGAAGGCGACGCTGCTGGGGATGGGCAAGCAGTGCGTGGCGGAGGGAGGCCCGGAGTGGGTGGCTTCGCTGAGGGAGGGGCAGGGCGAGTGGAAGCAGATGCTCTCGGCGCTCGGGGCCCTGTGGGTACGGGGCGCGGAAGTGGATTGGGCCGCGCTGGAGTCCGGAGCGGCAAGGCGCCGCGTTCAGCTGCCCACCTACCCGTGGCAGCGCCAGCGTCACTGGATGGACGTCCGGCAGCAGCAGGACCTCCCCGTGGAGAACGAGGCTCGGACGAGCTCCGCGCCAGGGGCTGATGAGCCGGAGCTCGTCCGCCAGCTGCACCAGGCCGCGCCTTCGCGGCGCCGGACCCTGCTGATGGACTACGTCCGGGGCTCCATCTCCCGGATCATGGAGATGGAGGCCGCGCAGCTCTCCGATCCCGCGCAGGGCTTCTTCGACATGGGGATGGACTCCCTCATGGCGGTGGAGCTGCGCAAGCGCCTGGAGACGGGGCTGGGGCGGACGCTGTCGACGACGCTGGCGTTCGATCATCCGAACATCGGCGTACTGGTCGAGCACCTCATCCGGGACGTACTCCAGTTGGAGGGACCCGCGAGCAAGCAGCGCCGGGCGTCGCCACCCAAGGCAGCGCCGGGCGAGCCCATCGCCATCATCGGCATGGCCTGCCGCTTCCCTGGCGGCGCGAACGATCCGGAGACCTACTGGAAGCTGCTGCACGACGGCGTGGACGCGACGGCCGAGGTGCCTCGGGAGCGGTGGGACGCGGACGCGTACTTCGACGCGGATCCGGACGCGCCCGGGAAGATGTACACGCGGCGAGGCGGCTTCCTGCGAGGGGTCGCGGTGGATCGCTTCGACGCCGGGTTCTTCGGCGTCTCGGCGCGCGAGGCCACGAGCATGGACCCGCAGCAGCGCTTGCTGCTGGAGGTGGGCTGGGAGGCACTGGAGCGGGCCGGGCAGCCCCTGGAGCGGCTCACCGACAGCCGGACGGCGGTGATGGTGGGGCTCGCGAGCAACGACTACGTCCAGGTGCTGAACAAGGCGGGAGGCATGGAGCAGGCGGACATCTACTCCGTCACCGGTAACGCCTTCAGCGTGGCGGCGGGCCGTCTGTCCTTCGTGCTGGGGTTGCAGGGCCCCTGCCTGCCGGTGGACACCGCGTGCTCGTCGTCACTGGTGGCCACGCACCTGGCCTGTCAGGCGCTGCACGAGGGCGAAGCCGATCTGGCGCTGGCCGGAGGCGTCAACCTGATGCTCACGCCGGACGCGCACGTCCTGTTCTCCAAGGCGCGGGCGCTGTCGGCGGACGGGCGATGCAAGACGTTCGACGCGTCGGCGGATGGCTACGCCCGGGGCGAGGGCTGTGGCGTGGTGGTGCTCAAGCGCCTGTCGGACGCGCTGCGGGACGGTGACGAGGTGCTCGCCGTCATCCGGGGCTCGGCGGTGAACCACGATGGGCGGAGCAGCGGGCTCACGGTGCCCAATGGGCAGTCGCAGCAGGCCGTCATCCGTCAGGCCCTGGCCAGCGCGGGGGTGGAGCCCTCGCGAGTGGGGTACGTGGAGGCGCACGGCACGGGCACGCCGCTGGGAGATCCGATCGAGCTGCAGGCGCTCGGGGCGGTGCTGGGCGAGGAGCGTCCGGCGGGGACTCCGGTGTGGGTGGGCTCGGCGAAGACGAACATCGGCCACCTGGAGGCCGCCGCGGGAGTGGCGGGGTTGATGAAGGTGGTGCTGGCGCTGCGGCACCGGGAGATTCCGCCGCACCTCCACCTGAAGACCCCCAGCCCCCACATTCCGTGGGAGCGGCTGCCGGTGAAGGTGCCCACCGCGCTGACGCCCTGGGAGACAGAGGGCCCGCGCATCGCCGGGCTGAGCTCCTTCGGCATGAGCGGCACCAACGCGCACCTCGTGGTGGAGGAGGCGCCTCCGCGTGCCGAGCGCCCCGCGCGTGAGGAGACACCCCGTCCCCACCTGTTGCCGCTCTCGGCGAGGAGCCCCGAGGCTCTGCGCGAGCTGGCCACCTCGTGGCGTTCCTTCCTGTCGGACGAGCGGGCGGGCGCGGTGGTGGACCTCTGCTTCACCGCGGCCACCCGCCGCACGCACCATGCACATCGGACGGCGGTGGTGGGCCGGACGCGTGAGGAGCTCGCCGCGAGGTTGGAGGACTTCCTGGCTGTGCGGCGCCCGGAGGGCAAGGTGGGCCCGCGCAGGCGTGTCTTCGTCTTCCCGGGACAGGGCTCGCAGTGGCCGGGAATGGGCCGCGAGCTGATGGCGGCGGAGCCGGTGTTCCGCGCGTCCATCGAGGCGTGCGAGACGGCCTTTCGGCGGCATGTGGAGTGGTCGCTGAAGGAGGTGCTGGAGAAGGCGGACGCCGAGCTGCTCCAGCGCGTGGATGTGGTGCAGCCCACGCTGTTCGCCATGCAGGTGTCGCTGGCGGCCCTGTGGCGGAGCTGGGGCGTGGAGCCGGACGCCGTCATCGGGCACAGCATGGGCGAGGTGGCCGCGGCGCACGTGGCGGGCGCGCTCGGGCTGGAGGACGCGGCGAGGGTCATCTGCGAGCGCAGCCGGCTGGTGGCGCGCTCGAGTCAGGTCGGGGGCATGGTGGTGGTGGACCTGCCGCGAGACGAGGCGGAGGCGCTGCTGCGCGGCCTCGAGGGACGCGTGGCGGTGGGTGCCAGCAATGGCCCGCGCTCGACGGTGCTGTCGGGAGACCGGGAGCCGCTCGCGCGGATCCTCGCGGAGCTGGAGGGCCGGGGCGTCTTCTGCCGCTGGGTGAAGGTGGACTACGCCTCGCACAGTCCTCACATGGATGCGCTGGAGCCCGAGCTGCTGCGGCTGCTGGAGGGCGTCTCGCCGAAGCCGGCGTCGGTGCCCATCTACTCCACGGTGACGGCCGAGCCCTGTGATGGCGCGGGCTTCGACGCGGCGTACTGGTCGAGGAACCTCCGCGCGCCGGTGCTCTTCTGGCCCGCCCTCGAGCGGCTGGTGGCCGAGGGCCATGACGTCTTCCTGGAGGTGAGCCCGCACCCGGTGTTGCTGCACCCGCTGGAGCAGGGGCTGGCCCACCTGGGCCGCGAGGCCACCACGCTTCCGTCCTTGCGCTCCAACGAGGGCGAGCGGGAGATCCTCCTCGAGTCACTCGGCGCGCTGTACGCGCTGGGCGGCGATGTGGACTGGTCGCGGCTGCACCCGGAGGGAGGACGGTTCGTCGAGCTGCCTTCGTACCCATGGCAGCGCCAACGCTACTGGGCGGATCCGCCCCCGCGTGCCGCTTCCCGTGCTCGGTCCGACTCGGGCCGGAGCCGGGTGGGCGCGGAACATCCGCTGTTGGGGGTGCATCTCACGGTGGCTCGGAGCCGGGAGCACATCTGGGACGTGGTGATGGAGCCCGAGGCGCTTCCGCTGTTGAAGGAGTCGGCGGTGCGCGGCCTGCGGCTCGTGCCGGCGTCCGTCGGGTTCGAGCTGGCCCTCTCCGCCGCGCTCTCTCTGTGGAAGGGGGCGGCGGGCGTGCTGGAGGCGGGGATGCTCTACGAGCCGTGGGTCCTCCCCGAGGAAGGCCACCATCCGACGCAGCTCGTGCTCACGCCGGAGGGCGAGGGGCGGCTCTCCTTCCAGCTCCTCAGTGCCGGAGCGGAAGAGGGACCCTGGAAGCGGCATGTCGCCGGGCGGCTCATCAAGGCGCCTCGCGGAGGTACGCCGAATGAGGCCGCCTCGCTCACCGCCATTCGCGCGCGTTGCCGGGAGGAGCTGAGTGCCCCGGAGCACGAGGAGCGGTTGCGCCAGTCGGGCGTGCAACTCGGAGGGCTGGTGTCCCTCTGGCGGCGGGTGGGCGAGGTGCTCGGGTTGATCCGTCTCCCCGAGGCGGAGGTGGCCGGATCAGGAGCCTTCCACGTGCACCCGGCCCTGCTGGAGCAGGCCCTGCGGCTTCTGTCCCTGGCCCTGCCAGGAGTGCAGGAGGTGCCCTTGCTGCCGGAGCGGGTCGATACCGTCCGCGTCCTCTCCCGGCCGAGCGAGGCGGTGTGGGCTCATGCGGTGTTGCGCGGTGGCAAAGAGGAAGTGGTGGGCGACGTGCGCCTGCTGGACGAGTCCGGCCGGGTGCTGGTGGAGATCGCGGGGGTGCACCTGCTCCCGGTGGATCGCGGGCTGCTGCGGCTGGCCGTGCGCCAGCGGCTGGAGGGGTGGATGTACGAGCTGGCCTGGCAGTCGAAGCCGCGCCTGGTGGGTGTGCCGCGCGCTTCCGGACGGGGCCGGTGGCTGCTGTTGGCGGACAAGGGAGGCACCGCCGAGACGCTGGCGGCGCGGCTGGAGGCTCGGGGCGAGCAGGTGCTGTGGGCCTGGACCGCCGCGGAGCGCGAGGTCCGAGGCGAGGGGCGGTGGGCGGTGTCGCCCACGAAGCGGGAAGACCTCGAATGGTTGTTGTCCCAGGCGGGGCCGGAGCTGCGCGGCATCGTGCACTTGTGGAGCCTGGATGCGCCCGAGGCGGATGGCGCCACACCGGATGTCCTGCTGGCGGCGCAGGAGTCCGTGACGGGCAGCATCCCGCCGCTGGCGCAGGCGCTGACGGGGGCGGGAGGGCGCACGCCGCCGAAGCTGTGGCTCGTCACCCGGGGTGCGCAACCGGCGGTTGGGGCGCCGGGGCCGCTCGCGGTGGCTCAGTCGCCGTTGTGGGGCATCGGCCGGGTGTTCGCGCTCGAGCATCCGGAGCTCTGGGGGGGGCTCGTGGACCTGGAGTCCGGCCAGGGCCCAGGAGATCTGGCGGCACTCACGGAGGAGCTGTTGTCACCGGATGGGGAGGACCACATCGCCCTGCGGACCGACGGGCGGCGGGTAGCCCGCGTGAAGCCCCGTCGCGGCGAGGAGCTGGGCACCGATTCCGCGCGGCTGCGCGAGGATGCCTCGTACCTCGTCACGGGCGGCCTCGGAGGCCTAGGCCTCAGGCTGTCGCTGTGGTTGGCGGACAACGGCGCGAGACACCTGGTGCTCACCGGACGCAGGGGGATGCCCGAGCGGTCCCTGTGGGACTCGCTCGCGCGCAGCAGCGACGAGGGCAAGGCGGCGGAGGTCATCCAGGAGTTGGAGCGCCGGGGCGTCTCGGTGCGGATCGTGGCGGCGGATGCCTCGGACGCCGGGCGCATGGCGGCCGTCTTCGAGGAGGCCCAGCCGCCTGTGCGCGGCGTCATCCACGCGGCGGGTGTGTCGCGGCCGATGATGTTGGCTCAGACGCAGCGAGCGGACGTGGAAGCGGTGCTGGCGCCCAAGGTGGCGGGCACGTGGAACCTGCACCTGCTCACGCGCGAGCGGGAGTTGGACTTCTTCGTCCTCTTCTCCTCGGCGGCGGCCATGTGGGGCGGTGCGCTGCTCGGTCCCTATGCGGCGGCGAACCACTTCATGGACGCGGTGGCGAACCATCGCCGGGCCCTGGGACTGCCGGCCGTCAGCATCAGCTGGGGGGCCTGGGAGGGAGGCAGCATGATCGCCGCCATGCCCGAGGAGGCCCGCCGCTATCTGGAGCAGATCGGCTTCGGCTCCATGGCCACGGAGGATGCGCTGGAGGCCCTCGGGCTGTTCCTGGGCTCCGGGGCGCCGGTGCACCGGGCGGTGGCCGTCATCAACTGGAGCCTCTTCAAGCCCGTGTTCGAGGCCCGGCGCGCGAGGCCGTTGCTGGAGTTGCTCGAGGTGCCCGAGGCGCCTCCGCCTCCGCCGGACGAGGCCACCTCGCAGCTGCTGCGGCGCGTGGCCTCGGCGGGGAGCGAGGAGCGCTTCGAGCTGCTGGCCCTGCACGTGCGCACCCGCGTCGCGGACGTGCTCGGACTGGGAGACGGTGGCTCGCTGGGGCTGGAGCAGGGGTTCTTCCAGCTCGGGATGGACTCCATCATGAGCGTCCGGCTGAAGAAGCGGTTGGAGCTGGATCTGGGCAGGGCGCTGCCCTCGACGCTGGCCTTCGATTACCCGAGCGTGCGGGTCCTCGCGGGCTACCTGTCGGATGCGATGGCCCGGGTGGATGCGCCGGAGACGGTGGCACGAAAGCCGGCGGTGGCGCAGGCCCCCGCGCCGGGCGGGACGGAGGCGGGCGAAGAGGCCTCCGAGGACGAGCTGCTGGCGATGCTCGCCAGTGAGCTGGCCGCGTTGAAGTCAGAGGGAGACGGCACGGTATGA